The genomic DNA GAGCGCTTTGCTCTACCGCAAGCTCTGCTCGGCGACCGCGCCATCCGCACCGAAATCTACCAGCTGCTCACTGACGCCGAACAAACCCAGAAAGCGCTGTGGCAAGCCTGCCGTCGCTTTGCACGCGACCTCCTGAGTCGTGGCGAGCGTGAGCCGGACGCCAAGGATATCGGCAAGTTCGTCGAGCAAATGACCGCAAGCACCAGCTATTGGTCGCGCCTCGAAGCCGCGTTCCACGACACCTTGCGTCACTACACATTGGAACGTGACGCCGATGACATCCGTCTCGACTGGCTGAAAGCCGTGCGTGCGGCGTTGCACGATACCTGGGCGCAACACGCCGCCAGCGTCTCGACCGGTGACGCCTGGGCTATCCGGGCCCTGGTTCGCGCCGAAGGAACCATCGGCAAGCAGATCAAAGCACTGATCGAAGAGATCAAAAAATACGAAACGCGTCGTAACCCACAGGAGGAAACAGCATGAGCGGATTCATCGCCTGGCTGGAAAAGCTGAATGAGTCGGACGGCAAGGTGCGCGCGGTCCTGCGCCGCAGCCTGGCCTTCAACCCCGGTCAGCACATTCCCGCCTTTCCCTACATCGAGCCTTTTCTGAAACGCGAGGAAACCGGCTGGCGCCGTGACATGCATTACCTCGTCGCCGCGCTGTGGGCTGCGCATTGGCGTGAAGGCCGTATAGACGCAGCACTAACGCTGGCTCACGCTTGCGCAGCACACCAGCTCAAAAGCGGATCGGCCAGCACCGAGCGACGCTTCATCAGTCTGCTGGATGCAGATCGAGAACAACTCCCACACCGCCTGCGCCAGATGATCGCGCTGCTGGGCGAACAGTCCATCGATTTTGAAGCCCTGCTGGACGACCTGCTGCGTTGGAACAGCGAATCTAAACCCACCCAGAACGCTTGGGCACGCGACTTCTACCGCACTCTCAATCCTTCCAAACAAACCGAACCTGAAACTGAAACTGAAATGGAGACCGCCGAATGAAAACCCTGATCGAAGTTCACGTCCTGCAAAACTTTGCGCCATCCAACCTCAACCGCGACGACACCGGCGCGCCCAAGGACGCTTTCTTTGGCGGCACGCGTCGGGCGCGAGTGTCGAGCCAATGCGATAAGCGTGCTGTGCGGCAGTTTTTCGACGAGAAAGTCCGCGAAGGCGTGTTCAGCGAAGATGAATTGGCGGTGCGTACCAAGCGCGTCTATCAAGCCATCGTCGATGCACTAGCGGGTAAACGCGACCCGGCGGAAACGCTGGCGAAAGCTAAAATCGCGCTCTCCTACGTCAAACTCAAGGCAGCGGACGACGGCAAGACGCAATATTTGTTGTTTCTTGGTCGACGCGAAATTGTCGCGCTCACCACGACAATCGACGAATGCTGGGATCAGATCATCGCGGCGGAAGAGAGTGACGAAGAGAAGCTCAAGGGCAAGGCCAAGGGCAAGGCCAAAAAAGCCGCCGCAAAAAGCGCGCCGAAGGAAGTCCAGGCGCGAATCGAATCCGCTTTCGACGGCGGCAAGGCTGTCGATGTGGCCTTGTTCGGCCGCATGTTGGCCGACATGCCTGATAAAAACCAGCACGCCGCCTGCCAGGTCGCGCATGCGATTTCGACACATGCGGTCGAGCGTGAATTCGATTTCTACACTGCGGTGGATGACTTGAAACCGGAGGACACCGCCGGGGCCGACATGATGGGCACGGTGGAATTTAACTCCGCCTGCTACTACCGCTACGCCGTCGTTGACTGGGCGAAGCTGGTCGAAAACCTACAAGACGACATGGAACTCGCTGCCAAGGGGTTGCACACCTTCCTGCAAGGGTTCGTCATAGCCGAGCCCACTGGCAAACAGAACAGTTTCGCGGCACACAACCCTCCGGAATTCGTTGCCGTGACGGTGTGCCATGACGCCGCGCCGCACAACCTCGCCAATGCGTTCGAGACAGCGGTTCGTGCCAAAACCGGCGAGTCGCTGACACGCAAATCAGTCGAGGCGCTGGTCGAGAAGGGTAATGCGCTGAAAAAGGCTTACCCGAGGAACTGCCAGACCTTCGCCCTCAACCTCACCAGTGCCGAGCTGAACGGGTTTGGCATGGTCAGGGACTCGCTGGACGCTGTGCTGGAAGCAGCCCTCCAAGCCGCGCAGGATTAATGCCATGCCGACTCTGCTTTTACGACTGGCGGGGCCGATGCAGTCCTGGGGCACGACCAGCCGCTTCGACCAACGCGATACCAGCAAAGAACCGAGCAAGTCCGGCGTGATCGGCCTGCTCGCCGCAGCACTGGGGATAGACCGAGAAGTGTGGAATGACGAGCTGAAATCACTGGCTGCGCTGACGATGGCCGTGCGCCACGACCGGCCAGGAGTATTGAAGCGCGACTATCAAACTGCAGGCTGTGCCGCGGCTGACAAGATGCGGCGCGCGAATGGTTCGTT from Gammaproteobacteria bacterium includes the following:
- the cas7e gene encoding type I-E CRISPR-associated protein Cas7/Cse4/CasC, which produces MKTLIEVHVLQNFAPSNLNRDDTGAPKDAFFGGTRRARVSSQCDKRAVRQFFDEKVREGVFSEDELAVRTKRVYQAIVDALAGKRDPAETLAKAKIALSYVKLKAADDGKTQYLLFLGRREIVALTTTIDECWDQIIAAEESDEEKLKGKAKGKAKKAAAKSAPKEVQARIESAFDGGKAVDVALFGRMLADMPDKNQHAACQVAHAISTHAVEREFDFYTAVDDLKPEDTAGADMMGTVEFNSACYYRYAVVDWAKLVENLQDDMELAAKGLHTFLQGFVIAEPTGKQNSFAAHNPPEFVAVTVCHDAAPHNLANAFETAVRAKTGESLTRKSVEALVEKGNALKKAYPRNCQTFALNLTSAELNGFGMVRDSLDAVLEAALQAAQD
- the casB gene encoding type I-E CRISPR-associated protein Cse2/CasB, with the protein product MSGFIAWLEKLNESDGKVRAVLRRSLAFNPGQHIPAFPYIEPFLKREETGWRRDMHYLVAALWAAHWREGRIDAALTLAHACAAHQLKSGSASTERRFISLLDADREQLPHRLRQMIALLGEQSIDFEALLDDLLRWNSESKPTQNAWARDFYRTLNPSKQTEPETETEMETAE